A section of the Cumulibacter manganitolerans genome encodes:
- a CDS encoding helix-turn-helix transcriptional regulator: MAQPTRDGEDAGGAGDRRARILRLLQEQSRALDITQIAALAGIHRNTVRFHLENLVAAGTVERSTGRPTARGGRPPQLFRTAPGWDRTGPRNYLGLAAALLEQLRTRPDAAAAAEEAGLAWGERLGADAPVPADADAARSTLTSGLRQLGFAPEQVDERRIDLRHCPFVELAADPDRLVCRLHRGLLQAAVAGWPDAIRGVDLEPEVEPGRCVVRLTPAQ, from the coding sequence ATGGCACAACCCACCCGCGACGGGGAAGATGCCGGCGGAGCCGGGGACCGTCGGGCCCGCATCCTGCGGCTGCTCCAGGAGCAGTCCCGGGCGCTGGACATCACGCAGATCGCCGCTCTGGCGGGGATCCACCGCAACACCGTCCGCTTCCATCTGGAGAACCTGGTCGCCGCCGGCACGGTGGAACGATCGACGGGACGCCCCACGGCGCGAGGGGGCAGACCGCCGCAGCTGTTCCGCACGGCACCCGGCTGGGACCGCACCGGCCCGCGGAACTACCTCGGCCTCGCGGCGGCGCTGCTCGAGCAGCTGCGGACTCGCCCGGACGCCGCCGCGGCGGCGGAGGAGGCAGGGCTCGCGTGGGGGGAACGGCTCGGCGCCGACGCCCCGGTTCCGGCAGACGCCGACGCGGCCCGCAGCACGCTGACGAGCGGACTTCGGCAGCTGGGCTTCGCCCCCGAGCAGGTGGACGAGCGGCGGATCGATCTGCGGCATTGCCCGTTCGTCGAGCTCGCCGCCGATCCCGACCGTCTCGTCTGCCGGCTGCATCGTGGGCTGCTGCAGGCCGCGGTCGCCGGGTGGCCGGACGCGATACGGGGCGTCGACCTCGAGCCCGAGGTCGAGCCGGGTCGCTGCGTCGTCCGCCTCACGCCGGCCCAGTGA
- a CDS encoding CoA-binding protein, with protein sequence MTRPARTWQGPSAPERLNLLRTAKSIAIVGASNKPSRASYFVATYLLATHEYDVYFVNPSLKEVHGHPVYPSLRELPVVPDIVDVFRKQSDIPEVLDDAIEVGAKTLWLQLGLWDEESTRRAEAAGMTVVMDRCTKIEHARFHGGLHFAGFDTGVISSKRQLTT encoded by the coding sequence ATGACGCGACCGGCTCGCACCTGGCAGGGCCCGTCGGCCCCCGAACGGCTGAACCTGCTGCGCACGGCGAAGTCGATCGCCATCGTCGGCGCCTCGAACAAGCCCTCCCGCGCGTCGTACTTCGTGGCGACCTACCTGCTCGCGACGCACGAGTACGACGTGTACTTCGTCAACCCCTCGCTCAAGGAGGTGCACGGGCATCCGGTGTACCCGTCGCTGCGCGAGCTGCCGGTGGTGCCGGACATCGTCGACGTGTTCCGCAAGCAGAGCGACATCCCCGAGGTCCTCGACGACGCGATCGAGGTCGGCGCGAAGACCCTATGGCTGCAGCTGGGGCTGTGGGACGAGGAGTCCACGCGCCGCGCGGAGGCGGCCGGGATGACGGTCGTGATGGACCGCTGCACGAAGATCGAGCACGCGCGCTTCCACGGCGGCCTGCACTTCGCGGGCTTCGACACCGGCGTCATCTCCAGCAAGCGCCAGCTCACCACCTAG